Proteins encoded within one genomic window of Mycolicibacterium aubagnense:
- a CDS encoding lipase family protein, translating into MSTRTRLLGLAVAVLVSVIGSPAIPTAHADESAYLQFYTPPKPLPPGQPGDLIRTEPSRLVLEPSGQLGAFVGTGTRIMYRSTDAQGQPVAVTGTYIEPDAPWPGSGPRPLLAYAVMGFGMGEQCAPSRVFNQGIHASLDTGFDVMFNLEEGWVATLLARGFAIVITDGVGMGIHDSASPQFLNRNAGGAALIDAARAAMKLPGTSLDPHGPVAFWGWLAGGHAALSAAERAASYSPELHVVGTYAAAAPTEIAPVLPAMDGNFLAGLLGYVLRGIMASYPATEQPIWDSLTPRGVEMLSNTGRQCLLQTGVDYMFRHIQFWFKGDVFATAAAEPFKSLLWAQRLGNVKPTGPVYLTHNRWDPFDPYSAVEHTAGDWCAMGADVTLWTNEQPPLFNKLDINSMLPIFVDGERSMAWIADRFNGVPTAPTCGQAPPPA; encoded by the coding sequence GTGAGCACGCGCACTCGCCTGCTCGGGTTGGCTGTCGCGGTTCTCGTGTCGGTGATCGGCAGTCCTGCCATACCCACGGCGCACGCCGACGAGAGTGCATATCTGCAGTTCTACACACCCCCGAAGCCGCTTCCCCCTGGCCAACCCGGTGATCTCATCCGCACCGAGCCGTCACGACTGGTGCTCGAACCCTCCGGTCAACTCGGTGCGTTCGTTGGCACTGGAACGCGGATCATGTACCGCAGCACCGACGCTCAAGGTCAGCCCGTCGCAGTGACCGGCACCTACATCGAGCCGGACGCGCCCTGGCCGGGGAGCGGGCCACGGCCCCTTCTGGCGTACGCGGTGATGGGTTTTGGGATGGGCGAGCAATGTGCCCCATCGCGCGTGTTCAACCAGGGCATCCACGCCTCGCTGGACACCGGTTTCGATGTCATGTTCAACTTGGAGGAAGGATGGGTGGCGACCCTGCTTGCCCGAGGCTTCGCCATCGTCATCACCGACGGTGTCGGAATGGGCATCCACGACTCGGCGTCACCGCAGTTCCTCAACCGTAACGCCGGCGGAGCTGCACTCATCGACGCCGCACGCGCCGCGATGAAACTTCCCGGCACATCCCTGGATCCCCATGGCCCGGTTGCCTTTTGGGGGTGGCTCGCCGGCGGGCACGCAGCACTGTCCGCGGCCGAACGAGCGGCCAGCTACAGCCCCGAGCTGCACGTTGTCGGCACCTACGCTGCCGCAGCACCCACGGAGATCGCACCAGTGCTCCCCGCCATGGACGGCAACTTCCTAGCCGGTCTCCTCGGCTACGTCCTGCGCGGCATCATGGCGTCTTATCCCGCAACCGAGCAGCCCATCTGGGACTCGCTCACGCCGCGCGGTGTGGAGATGCTTTCCAACACCGGTCGCCAATGCCTCCTGCAGACCGGAGTGGACTACATGTTCCGGCATATTCAGTTCTGGTTCAAAGGGGACGTCTTCGCGACCGCCGCCGCCGAACCCTTCAAATCGCTCCTGTGGGCTCAACGGTTGGGCAACGTAAAACCCACCGGCCCTGTGTATTTGACTCATAACCGCTGGGACCCCTTCGATCCTTACAGCGCGGTAGAACACACCGCGGGTGACTGGTGTGCGATGGGAGCCGACGTGACCCTATGGACAAACGAACAACCCCCATTGTTCAACAAACTGGACATCAATTCGATGCTGCCGATCTTCGTCGACGGCGAACGCAGCATGGCCTGGATCGCCGACCGGTTCAACGGCGTCCCTACCGCGCCTACGTGCGGCCAGGCTCCGCCGCCGGCCTGA
- a CDS encoding AraC family transcriptional regulator produces MHTLSTQDMGAQERSDWWRDRVSEIHCPMSFALADDYCGRIEYQQSDRYRLVRWWGDAETLTRDSTQIRRSPHESYELLVPVHGHLQLTQGDREIVAVPHTMTLTSLDAAMDMRHGDNVSAVALVIPREHLDSRLARPTNNRPASLDGRRGLGRIVVDQLRTVRGERDQLDGFAFEAVMDRIVDLIAIAYNDLTAPPENGPGDALVESIRRYVRGNAHDPALTGSGIAAGLGWSLRHIQNQLQRVGTTPSDLIREERLALARLRLQDPGWRTQSITQIAYSSGFGDLSTFSNAYHRSFGERPSDTRTPR; encoded by the coding sequence GTGCACACGTTGAGCACCCAGGACATGGGCGCTCAGGAGCGTAGCGACTGGTGGCGAGACCGAGTATCAGAAATCCATTGTCCGATGTCGTTCGCCCTGGCCGATGACTACTGCGGACGGATTGAATACCAGCAGTCAGATCGCTACCGATTGGTGCGTTGGTGGGGCGACGCCGAAACGCTAACCCGGGACTCAACCCAGATACGTCGATCTCCGCACGAATCGTACGAGTTGCTCGTCCCGGTTCATGGGCACTTGCAACTCACACAAGGCGACCGCGAGATCGTCGCCGTTCCACACACGATGACCCTCACCTCGCTCGATGCCGCCATGGATATGCGGCACGGCGACAACGTCTCGGCTGTCGCGCTGGTGATTCCACGAGAACACCTCGATTCACGGCTCGCGCGGCCGACCAACAATCGCCCCGCATCCCTCGATGGGAGGCGCGGGCTGGGGCGCATCGTCGTTGATCAGCTACGCACGGTCCGCGGAGAGCGCGACCAGCTTGACGGTTTCGCGTTCGAGGCCGTCATGGACCGGATCGTCGACCTCATCGCCATCGCCTACAACGATCTCACTGCACCACCGGAGAACGGGCCCGGCGACGCACTGGTGGAATCGATCCGCCGCTACGTCCGCGGCAACGCTCACGATCCGGCACTGACCGGCTCAGGGATCGCTGCCGGCCTTGGCTGGTCACTGCGCCACATCCAGAATCAATTGCAACGCGTGGGCACGACGCCCTCGGATCTGATCCGCGAGGAACGGCTCGCGCTGGCACGCCTACGTCTCCAAGATCCCGGCTGGCGCACACAAAGCATCACTCAAATCGCGTACTCCTCCGGGTTCGGTGACCTGAGCACATTCAGCAACGCCTACCACCGCAGCTTCGGCGAACGACCATCAGACACCCGCACGCCTCGCTGA
- a CDS encoding SDR family oxidoreductase, whose product MQRATHPPADHDTLFSVSGRIAVVTGGSRGIGAMIARGLVTDGAEVIITSRKVEQCRATANHINSEAEAHGSSGRCSYISADLSTPTGVEHLINSVKDRHEHIDILVNNAGTTWGAPLEEYPIAGWSKVLNTNLVSPFGIIVGLLPLLRNGSRPEHPARIINIGSVDGLVAPQWENYSYSASKAGLHMLTRHLAGRLAPDSITVNAIAPGPFLTDMLSHVAADPAREDELLNTVPLGRYGQPDDIVGAVRFLASAAGAFVTAAVLPVDGGFSGATH is encoded by the coding sequence ATGCAACGTGCCACTCATCCGCCAGCCGACCACGACACCCTGTTCTCTGTAAGCGGCCGAATAGCCGTCGTAACCGGAGGATCGCGGGGAATCGGCGCCATGATCGCCCGCGGACTCGTCACCGACGGCGCCGAGGTGATCATCACAAGCAGAAAAGTCGAACAATGCCGCGCCACAGCGAATCACATCAACAGCGAGGCAGAAGCTCACGGTAGCTCCGGCCGCTGCAGCTACATCAGCGCCGATCTATCGACGCCTACCGGAGTCGAACACCTCATCAACTCGGTCAAAGACCGCCACGAACACATCGACATCCTGGTCAACAACGCCGGAACCACGTGGGGAGCACCGCTGGAGGAATACCCGATCGCCGGTTGGAGCAAGGTTCTCAACACCAACCTCGTCTCCCCGTTCGGCATCATCGTCGGACTACTTCCGTTGCTTCGAAACGGTTCCCGCCCAGAGCATCCCGCCCGCATCATCAACATCGGCAGCGTCGACGGACTGGTGGCACCGCAGTGGGAGAACTACTCCTACAGCGCCAGCAAGGCAGGCCTGCACATGCTCACCCGCCATCTCGCCGGCCGTCTGGCACCCGACAGCATCACCGTCAACGCCATTGCTCCCGGCCCGTTCCTGACAGACATGCTCAGCCACGTCGCCGCAGACCCAGCACGCGAGGACGAACTGCTCAACACCGTTCCCCTCGGTCGCTACGGCCAACCCGACGACATCGTCGGCGCGGTCCGATTCCTCGCCTCAGCGGCCGGCGCATTCGTCACCGCAGCCGTGCTACCCGTCGACGGAGGATTCAGCGGCGCTACGCACTGA
- a CDS encoding acetyl-CoA C-acetyltransferase — protein sequence MPEAVIVSTARTPIGRAGKGSLRDLRADDLAAHAVLAALAKVPELDPHQIDDLMLGVGQPAGESGNNLGRAVAVLAGLDLVPGVTVNRYCSSSLQTTRMALHAIRSGEGDVFISAGVETVSRYFNGAADNPEGQNPAFADAQCRTAARAQDNSVWTDPRADDQLPDIYIAMGQTAENVAKFKRVSRADQDALAVRSQNRAEAAIAYGFWARDIAAVPLPGGGYVSADDCPRTDVTLEAVSALPPVFRRDGTVTAGNSCPLNDGAAALVVMSDAKAAALGITPLARIVSTGVSGLSPEIMGLGPVEASKQALQRANLNIGDIDLVEINEAFAAQVIASMRELRIDEDKVNINGGAIALGHPFGMTGARITSTLINSMAFHDKQFGLETMCVGGGQGMAMILERLS from the coding sequence ATGCCCGAAGCCGTCATCGTTTCCACCGCACGAACCCCGATCGGCCGCGCAGGCAAAGGATCCCTCAGGGACCTGCGCGCCGACGACCTCGCCGCACACGCCGTGCTCGCCGCACTCGCCAAAGTTCCCGAACTCGATCCCCACCAGATCGATGACCTCATGCTCGGCGTAGGGCAACCTGCCGGTGAATCCGGAAACAACCTTGGACGAGCAGTAGCTGTTCTGGCCGGTCTCGACCTCGTCCCCGGCGTGACAGTCAATCGCTACTGTTCGAGCAGCCTGCAGACAACGCGTATGGCACTGCATGCCATCAGATCTGGCGAAGGCGACGTCTTCATCTCCGCCGGCGTAGAGACCGTCAGCCGGTACTTCAACGGTGCCGCGGATAATCCTGAAGGCCAAAACCCGGCCTTCGCCGATGCGCAGTGCCGCACCGCCGCGCGCGCACAAGACAACTCTGTCTGGACAGATCCACGCGCCGACGATCAGCTACCGGACATCTACATCGCGATGGGACAGACCGCGGAGAATGTGGCCAAATTCAAGAGAGTCAGCCGCGCTGACCAAGACGCACTCGCCGTGCGGAGTCAAAATCGCGCCGAAGCTGCCATCGCATACGGCTTCTGGGCCCGCGACATTGCCGCCGTGCCGCTACCCGGCGGCGGCTACGTCAGCGCCGACGACTGTCCCCGCACCGATGTCACCCTCGAGGCCGTCTCTGCCCTGCCGCCCGTGTTCCGGCGAGACGGCACGGTCACCGCCGGCAACAGCTGCCCTCTCAACGACGGGGCCGCCGCGCTCGTGGTGATGTCTGACGCCAAGGCAGCCGCCCTGGGCATCACCCCATTGGCTCGCATTGTCAGCACCGGCGTCAGCGGACTGTCACCAGAGATCATGGGTCTCGGACCCGTCGAAGCGAGCAAGCAAGCCCTGCAACGTGCCAACCTCAACATCGGCGACATCGACCTGGTCGAGATCAACGAGGCATTCGCCGCCCAAGTCATTGCATCCATGCGCGAACTCCGCATCGACGAAGACAAGGTCAACATCAACGGTGGTGCCATCGCGCTTGGACATCCATTCGGCATGACAGGTGCTCGGATCACCAGCACCTTGATCAATTCAATGGCGTTCCATGACAAACAA